One Ictalurus punctatus breed USDA103 chromosome 10, Coco_2.0, whole genome shotgun sequence genomic region harbors:
- the lims1 gene encoding LIM and senescent cell antigen-like-containing domain protein 1 isoform X1: protein MLGVSEMTGSSNMANALANAACERCKSGFAPAEKIVNSNGELYHEQCFVCAQCFQQFPEGLFYEFEGRKYCEHDFQMLFAPCCHQCGEFIIGRVIKAMNNSWHPDCFCCDICQAVLADVGFVKNAGRHLCRPCHNREKARGLGKYFCQKCHAIIDEQPLIFKNDPYHPDHFNCSNCGKELTADARELKGELYCLPCHDKMGVPICGACRRPIEGRVVNAMGKQWHVEHFVCAKCEKPFLGHRHYERKGLAYCETHYNQLFGDVCYHCNRVIEGDVVSALNKAWCVNCFSCSTCNTKLTLKNKFVEFDMKPVCKKCYEKFPLELKKRLKKLAETVARK, encoded by the exons GCGGGTTTGCACCGGCGGAGAAGATTGTCAACAGTAATGGCGAGTTATACCACGAGCAGTGCTTCGTGTGTGCCCAGTGCTTCCAGCAGTTTCCGGAGGGACTTTTCTACGAG TTTGAAGGCAGGAAGTACTGCGAGCATGATTTCCAAATGTTGTTTGCGCCTTGCTGTCACCAGTGTG GTGAGTTCATCATTGGCCGTGTGATTAAAGCCATGAACAACAGCTGGCACCCTGACTGCTTCTGCTGCGACATTTGTCAGGCAGTGTTAGCTGATGTTGGATTTGTCAAAAATGCTGGCCG tCATCTGTGTCGTCCATGTCATAATCGGGAGAAGGCTCGTGGTCTTGGGAAGTACTTTTGTCAGAAGTGCCATGCCATCATTGATGAGCAGCCTCTCATCTTCAAGAATGACCCGTACCATCCGGATCACTTCAACTGCAGCAACTGCGG TAAGGAGTTGACTGCTGATGCTCGGGAGCTGAAAGGAGAGCTCTACTGTCTCCCATGCCATGATAAAATGGGTGTGCCGATCTGTGGAGCCTGCAGAAGGCCTATCGAAGGCCGTGTGGTCAATGCCATGGGCAAGCAGTGGCATGTTGag cATTTTGTGTGTGCTAAGTGTGAGAAGCCCTTCCTGGGTCATCGCCATTACGAAAGAAAAGGGTTGGCATACTGCGAGACTCACTACAACCAG CTTTTTGGTGACGTCTGCTACCACTGCAACCGCGTGATCGAAGGAGATG TTGTGTCGGCTCTGAACAAAGCCTGGTGTGTCAACTGCTTCTCCTGTTCTACCTGCAACACTAAGCTCACACTAAA GAACAAGTTTGTGGAGTTTGACATGAAGCCCGTGTGTAAGAAGTGTTATGAGAAATTTCCCCTGGAGCTGAAGAAGAGGCTGAAGAAGCTGGCTGAAACTGTGGCCCGCAAGTAG
- the lims1 gene encoding LIM and senescent cell antigen-like-containing domain protein 1 isoform X2 encodes MLGVSEMTGSNMANALANAACERCKSGFAPAEKIVNSNGELYHEQCFVCAQCFQQFPEGLFYEFEGRKYCEHDFQMLFAPCCHQCGEFIIGRVIKAMNNSWHPDCFCCDICQAVLADVGFVKNAGRHLCRPCHNREKARGLGKYFCQKCHAIIDEQPLIFKNDPYHPDHFNCSNCGKELTADARELKGELYCLPCHDKMGVPICGACRRPIEGRVVNAMGKQWHVEHFVCAKCEKPFLGHRHYERKGLAYCETHYNQLFGDVCYHCNRVIEGDVVSALNKAWCVNCFSCSTCNTKLTLKNKFVEFDMKPVCKKCYEKFPLELKKRLKKLAETVARK; translated from the exons GCGGGTTTGCACCGGCGGAGAAGATTGTCAACAGTAATGGCGAGTTATACCACGAGCAGTGCTTCGTGTGTGCCCAGTGCTTCCAGCAGTTTCCGGAGGGACTTTTCTACGAG TTTGAAGGCAGGAAGTACTGCGAGCATGATTTCCAAATGTTGTTTGCGCCTTGCTGTCACCAGTGTG GTGAGTTCATCATTGGCCGTGTGATTAAAGCCATGAACAACAGCTGGCACCCTGACTGCTTCTGCTGCGACATTTGTCAGGCAGTGTTAGCTGATGTTGGATTTGTCAAAAATGCTGGCCG tCATCTGTGTCGTCCATGTCATAATCGGGAGAAGGCTCGTGGTCTTGGGAAGTACTTTTGTCAGAAGTGCCATGCCATCATTGATGAGCAGCCTCTCATCTTCAAGAATGACCCGTACCATCCGGATCACTTCAACTGCAGCAACTGCGG TAAGGAGTTGACTGCTGATGCTCGGGAGCTGAAAGGAGAGCTCTACTGTCTCCCATGCCATGATAAAATGGGTGTGCCGATCTGTGGAGCCTGCAGAAGGCCTATCGAAGGCCGTGTGGTCAATGCCATGGGCAAGCAGTGGCATGTTGag cATTTTGTGTGTGCTAAGTGTGAGAAGCCCTTCCTGGGTCATCGCCATTACGAAAGAAAAGGGTTGGCATACTGCGAGACTCACTACAACCAG CTTTTTGGTGACGTCTGCTACCACTGCAACCGCGTGATCGAAGGAGATG TTGTGTCGGCTCTGAACAAAGCCTGGTGTGTCAACTGCTTCTCCTGTTCTACCTGCAACACTAAGCTCACACTAAA GAACAAGTTTGTGGAGTTTGACATGAAGCCCGTGTGTAAGAAGTGTTATGAGAAATTTCCCCTGGAGCTGAAGAAGAGGCTGAAGAAGCTGGCTGAAACTGTGGCCCGCAAGTAG
- the lims1 gene encoding LIM and senescent cell antigen-like-containing domain protein 1 isoform X3: MLGVSEMTGSNMANALANAACERCKSGFAPAEKIVNSNGELYHEQCFVCAQCFQQFPEGLFYEFEGRKYCEHDFQMLFAPCCHQCGEFIIGRVIKAMNNSWHPDCFCCDICQAVLADVGFVKNAGRHLCRPCHNREKARGLGKYFCQKCHAIIDEQPLIFKNDPYHPDHFNCSNCGKELTADARELKGELYCLPCHDKMGVPICGACRRPIEGRVVNAMGKQWHVEHFVCAKCEKPFLGHRHYERKGLAYCETHYNQLFGDVCYHCNRVIEGDVVSALNKAWCVNCFSCSTCNTKLTLKDKFVEVDLKPVCKHCYDRLPEELKRRLAKRERDTRERKKKTVAVCP; this comes from the exons GCGGGTTTGCACCGGCGGAGAAGATTGTCAACAGTAATGGCGAGTTATACCACGAGCAGTGCTTCGTGTGTGCCCAGTGCTTCCAGCAGTTTCCGGAGGGACTTTTCTACGAG TTTGAAGGCAGGAAGTACTGCGAGCATGATTTCCAAATGTTGTTTGCGCCTTGCTGTCACCAGTGTG GTGAGTTCATCATTGGCCGTGTGATTAAAGCCATGAACAACAGCTGGCACCCTGACTGCTTCTGCTGCGACATTTGTCAGGCAGTGTTAGCTGATGTTGGATTTGTCAAAAATGCTGGCCG tCATCTGTGTCGTCCATGTCATAATCGGGAGAAGGCTCGTGGTCTTGGGAAGTACTTTTGTCAGAAGTGCCATGCCATCATTGATGAGCAGCCTCTCATCTTCAAGAATGACCCGTACCATCCGGATCACTTCAACTGCAGCAACTGCGG TAAGGAGTTGACTGCTGATGCTCGGGAGCTGAAAGGAGAGCTCTACTGTCTCCCATGCCATGATAAAATGGGTGTGCCGATCTGTGGAGCCTGCAGAAGGCCTATCGAAGGCCGTGTGGTCAATGCCATGGGCAAGCAGTGGCATGTTGag cATTTTGTGTGTGCTAAGTGTGAGAAGCCCTTCCTGGGTCATCGCCATTACGAAAGAAAAGGGTTGGCATACTGCGAGACTCACTACAACCAG CTTTTTGGTGACGTCTGCTACCACTGCAACCGCGTGATCGAAGGAGATG TTGTGTCGGCTCTGAACAAAGCCTGGTGTGTCAACTGCTTCTCCTGTTCTACCTGCAACACTAAGCTCACACTAAA GGACAAATTTGTAGAGGTTGACCTGAAGCCGGTGTGTAAGCACTGCTATGACCGGCTGCCTGAGGAGCTGAAACGGCGCCTTGCCAAACGTGAACGCGATACTCgtgagaggaagaagaagacggTTGCTGTCTGTCCGTAA